From the Manihot esculenta cultivar AM560-2 chromosome 3, M.esculenta_v8, whole genome shotgun sequence genome, one window contains:
- the LOC110610912 gene encoding protein REVERSION-TO-ETHYLENE SENSITIVITY1 isoform X1 has translation MEGASHIEHMSSISGLLHELWPLDEIDPNKAKFPCCLVWAPLPIVSWLAPFIGHVGICREDGTILDFAGSGFLNVDGFAFGPVARRLQLDRNQLLIQCCFPPNLAGHTCKHGYTHTKYGTAVTWDDALHSSMRHFEHKTYNLFTCNSHSFVANCLNRLCYHESIEWNMITVAALILFRGRWIDWKSVIRSFFPFTVVICLGIVLVGWPFLIGLFSFSVLLMGWFLMSTYCLKNLLEF, from the exons ATGGAGGGAGCTTCTCACATTGAGCATATGAGTTCTATATCAGGACTTCTGCATGAATTGTGGCCCCTGGATGAAATTGATCCAAATAAAGCCAAGTTTCCATGCTGCCTAGTTTGGGCTCCACTCCCAATTGTCTCATGGTTGGCACCATTCATTGGACATGTTGGCATTTGCAGGGAGGATGGAACTATATTAGACTTTGCAGGATCTGGTTTTCTGAATGTTGATGGTTTTGCTTTTGGTCCCGTGGCTAGACGACTTCAACTCGATAGAAATCAG TTGTTAATCCAGTGTTGCTTTCCCCCAAACCTAGCCGGGCACACGTGCAAGCATGGATATACGCACACCAAATATGGAACTGCAGTTACATGGGATGATGCTCTACATTCAAGCATGCGGCACTTCGAACATAAAACCTACAATCTCTTCACTTGCAACTCTCACTCATTTGTCGCCAACTGCCTGAATCGACTCTGTTATCACGAATCAATTGAGTGGAACATGATAACCGTGGCTGCTCTAATACTGTTCAGGGGACGCTGGATCGACTGGAAGTCGGTAATCCGATCATTCTTTCCTTTCACAGTGGTGATCTGCCTGGGTATTGTTTTGGTTGGCTGGCCCTTTCTTATTGGGCTGTTTTCTTTCTCCGTTCTCCTCATGGGGTGGTTCCTGATGAGTACTTACTGTCTGAAAAACCTGTTAGAGTTCTAG
- the LOC110610912 gene encoding protein REVERSION-TO-ETHYLENE SENSITIVITY1 isoform X2 — translation MEGASHIEHMSSISGLLHELWPLDEIDPNKAKFPCCLVWAPLPIVSWLAPFIGHVGICREDGTILDFAGSGFLNVDGFAFGPVARRLQLDRNQCCFPPNLAGHTCKHGYTHTKYGTAVTWDDALHSSMRHFEHKTYNLFTCNSHSFVANCLNRLCYHESIEWNMITVAALILFRGRWIDWKSVIRSFFPFTVVICLGIVLVGWPFLIGLFSFSVLLMGWFLMSTYCLKNLLEF, via the exons ATGGAGGGAGCTTCTCACATTGAGCATATGAGTTCTATATCAGGACTTCTGCATGAATTGTGGCCCCTGGATGAAATTGATCCAAATAAAGCCAAGTTTCCATGCTGCCTAGTTTGGGCTCCACTCCCAATTGTCTCATGGTTGGCACCATTCATTGGACATGTTGGCATTTGCAGGGAGGATGGAACTATATTAGACTTTGCAGGATCTGGTTTTCTGAATGTTGATGGTTTTGCTTTTGGTCCCGTGGCTAGACGACTTCAACTCGATAGAAATCAG TGTTGCTTTCCCCCAAACCTAGCCGGGCACACGTGCAAGCATGGATATACGCACACCAAATATGGAACTGCAGTTACATGGGATGATGCTCTACATTCAAGCATGCGGCACTTCGAACATAAAACCTACAATCTCTTCACTTGCAACTCTCACTCATTTGTCGCCAACTGCCTGAATCGACTCTGTTATCACGAATCAATTGAGTGGAACATGATAACCGTGGCTGCTCTAATACTGTTCAGGGGACGCTGGATCGACTGGAAGTCGGTAATCCGATCATTCTTTCCTTTCACAGTGGTGATCTGCCTGGGTATTGTTTTGGTTGGCTGGCCCTTTCTTATTGGGCTGTTTTCTTTCTCCGTTCTCCTCATGGGGTGGTTCCTGATGAGTACTTACTGTCTGAAAAACCTGTTAGAGTTCTAG